One Mycolicibacterium crocinum DNA window includes the following coding sequences:
- the dapA gene encoding 4-hydroxy-tetrahydrodipicolinate synthase translates to MSVSTSGFDVSARLGTVLTAMVTPFKPDGTLDTVAAARVATHLVDSGCDGLVLSGTTGESPTTTDDEKRALLAAVLEAVGDRARIVAGAGTYDTAHSVHLAKAAAAEGAHGLLVVTPYYSRPPQAGLVAHFTAVADATDLPVILYDIPPRSVIPIDWDTMRTLSAHPNIVAVKDAKADLHGGAQIMAETGLAYYSGDDALNLPWLAMGAVGFVSVWGHVAASQLRDMLSAFNSGDVATARKIAVTLAPLNAAQTRLGGVTFAKEGLRLQGIEVGNPRLPQVPANAEQLDELAADLRAAAVLR, encoded by the coding sequence GTGTCCGTGAGCACCAGCGGATTCGACGTCAGCGCCCGATTGGGCACCGTACTGACCGCAATGGTGACGCCGTTCAAGCCCGACGGCACGCTGGACACGGTCGCCGCTGCCCGGGTGGCCACCCACCTCGTCGACTCCGGATGCGACGGCCTGGTGCTGTCCGGCACCACCGGCGAGTCGCCGACCACCACCGACGACGAGAAGCGTGCGCTGCTGGCGGCGGTGCTCGAGGCCGTCGGCGATCGGGCCCGCATCGTCGCCGGTGCCGGCACCTACGACACCGCCCACAGCGTGCACCTGGCCAAGGCCGCGGCCGCCGAGGGGGCACACGGCCTGCTGGTCGTCACGCCGTACTACTCCCGCCCGCCGCAGGCCGGTCTGGTCGCGCACTTCACCGCCGTCGCCGATGCCACCGACCTGCCGGTGATCCTCTACGACATCCCGCCGCGCTCGGTGATCCCGATCGACTGGGACACCATGCGCACGCTGTCGGCGCATCCCAACATCGTTGCGGTCAAGGACGCCAAGGCGGATCTGCACGGCGGCGCGCAGATCATGGCCGAGACCGGACTGGCCTACTACTCCGGCGATGACGCGCTGAACCTGCCGTGGCTGGCGATGGGTGCCGTTGGTTTCGTCAGTGTGTGGGGCCATGTTGCGGCGAGCCAGCTACGAGACATGTTGAGCGCGTTCAACTCCGGCGACGTGGCCACCGCGCGCAAGATCGCGGTGACGCTGGCTCCGCTGAACGCCGCGCAGACGCGGCTGGGTGGGGTGACCTTCGCCAAGGAGGGTCTGCGGCTGCAGGGCATCGAGGTGGGCAATCCGCGGTTGCCGCAGGTGCCGGCCAACGCCGAGCAGCTCGACGAACTCGCCGCCGACCTCCGCGCAGCGGCCGTCTTGCGATGA
- a CDS encoding DUF3060 domain-containing protein — protein sequence MTNVGPHDDPQARIADLQRQLAEAKAAQRAQRNNQPSQWISGPSQFAGASVRRPTGTWRGTNLLGAIAGLIGLCGGGASALTAVLPSSALWTSAIVCGAPNQLMVNTSNYSYSPTQSGTTVDFVCLRTDGAHDASWFTITALQSVLVALIAVGAVAVVLAARRVRRNQELSRRFAVTAGVLGVMAVATVTFVLWTGLSGQMNPTQMPPGGTLTVDGNGQSKSIACNDGHLTVTGRDMTVTVTGHCARLSIDGVINHITIDSVDAIDVDGLQNVVTYHSGTPTITQSNDQNTVGQN from the coding sequence ATGACGAACGTCGGACCACACGATGACCCACAGGCACGAATAGCCGACCTGCAACGTCAACTCGCCGAGGCCAAGGCCGCCCAGCGGGCACAGCGCAATAACCAACCGAGTCAATGGATTTCCGGGCCATCGCAGTTCGCCGGGGCGTCCGTTCGACGCCCGACAGGCACCTGGCGCGGCACGAACCTGCTCGGTGCCATCGCCGGCTTGATCGGGCTGTGCGGCGGCGGTGCGTCTGCGTTGACTGCGGTCCTGCCGTCGAGTGCGTTGTGGACCAGCGCCATCGTGTGCGGCGCACCGAACCAGCTCATGGTGAACACTTCCAACTACAGCTACAGTCCGACACAATCTGGAACCACAGTCGATTTCGTGTGCCTGCGTACCGACGGAGCGCACGACGCGAGCTGGTTCACCATCACCGCCCTGCAGTCGGTGTTGGTCGCGCTGATCGCCGTCGGCGCGGTAGCCGTCGTACTGGCGGCGCGCCGTGTGCGACGAAACCAGGAGCTCTCCAGGCGCTTTGCGGTCACCGCCGGCGTTCTCGGTGTGATGGCAGTCGCCACAGTGACATTTGTCCTGTGGACCGGACTCAGCGGCCAGATGAACCCCACGCAGATGCCACCCGGTGGCACATTGACAGTCGACGGCAACGGCCAGTCGAAGTCGATCGCCTGCAACGACGGACATTTGACGGTGACCGGCCGCGATATGACCGTCACGGTCACCGGCCACTGCGCCCGGCTCTCGATCGACGGCGTGATCAACCACATCACCATCGACTCGGTTGATGCGATCGACGTCGACGGGCTACAGAATGTGGTGACCTATCACTCCGGAACCCCAACGATCACGCAGTCGAACGATCAGAACACCGTTGGGCAGAACTAG
- a CDS encoding mycofactocin-coupled SDR family oxidoreductase has translation MGGLDGKVALITGAARGQGRAHALKLASEGASIIAVDLCDQIASVPYPLATPEDMAATVKLVEDTGARIVACEADVRDRSALKSAVRKGTEELGRLDIVIANAGIAPMADENAWQDVIDVNLTGVYHTVDVAMKPMIKQGDGGAIVLTSSVAGLVGIGAPVAGSLGYTVAKHGVVGLMRAYANFLAQFNIRVNSVHPAGVNTPMIDNEFTRSWLEGFAQQSLGGPDMSNPLPVETLEPEDIANAVYYLVSDAGRYVTGVTLPVDAGFTNKR, from the coding sequence ATGGGTGGACTCGACGGCAAGGTCGCACTGATCACCGGTGCGGCCCGCGGCCAGGGCCGAGCGCACGCGCTGAAGCTGGCATCGGAAGGTGCCAGCATCATCGCGGTCGACCTCTGCGACCAGATCGCCAGCGTCCCCTATCCCCTGGCCACGCCGGAGGATATGGCCGCGACGGTCAAGCTCGTCGAGGACACCGGGGCGCGCATCGTCGCCTGTGAGGCCGATGTTCGCGACCGGTCGGCGTTGAAGTCGGCCGTGCGCAAAGGCACCGAGGAGCTGGGCCGGCTCGACATCGTGATCGCCAACGCCGGGATCGCCCCGATGGCCGACGAGAACGCGTGGCAGGACGTCATCGACGTCAACCTGACCGGGGTCTATCACACCGTCGACGTGGCGATGAAGCCGATGATCAAGCAGGGCGACGGCGGCGCGATCGTGCTGACCAGCTCGGTGGCCGGCTTGGTCGGCATCGGAGCTCCGGTGGCCGGATCGCTGGGGTATACGGTCGCCAAGCACGGCGTGGTCGGGCTTATGCGGGCGTACGCCAATTTCCTTGCCCAGTTCAATATTCGGGTCAACTCGGTGCATCCGGCCGGGGTGAACACACCGATGATCGACAACGAGTTCACCCGCTCCTGGCTGGAAGGCTTCGCTCAGCAGTCGCTCGGCGGGCCCGATATGAGCAATCCGCTGCCAGTGGAGACCCTGGAACCCGAGGACATCGCCAACGCGGTGTACTACCTGGTGTCCGACGCCGGGCGCTACGTCACCGGCGTCACGCTGCCGGTTGACGCCGGGTTCACGAACAAGCGCTGA
- the thyX gene encoding FAD-dependent thymidylate synthase: MAETAPLRVQLIAKTEFLAPAEVPWTTDADGGQALVEFAGRACYQSWSKPNPRTATNASYLKHIIDVGHFSVLEHASVSFYITGISRSCTHELIRHRHFSYSQLSQRYVPETDAQVVVPPGLEDDPELQQILLEAADASRAAYLELLNRLEAKFADQPNAVLRRKQARQAARAVLPNDTETRIVVSGNYRAWRHFIAMRASEHADVEIRRLAIACLRELADTAPAVFADFEITELADGTEVATSPLATEA, encoded by the coding sequence GTGGCCGAGACCGCGCCGCTGCGTGTGCAGCTGATCGCCAAGACCGAGTTCCTGGCGCCCGCCGAGGTGCCGTGGACCACCGACGCCGACGGCGGCCAGGCGCTCGTCGAATTCGCCGGCCGGGCCTGCTACCAGAGCTGGTCCAAGCCGAACCCGCGGACCGCCACCAATGCGTCGTACCTCAAGCACATCATCGACGTCGGGCACTTCTCGGTGCTCGAGCACGCCTCGGTGTCCTTCTACATCACCGGCATCTCCCGGTCCTGCACCCACGAGCTGATCCGGCACCGGCATTTCTCCTACTCACAGCTCTCGCAGCGCTACGTGCCCGAGACCGACGCCCAGGTTGTCGTGCCGCCCGGGCTGGAGGACGACCCGGAGCTGCAGCAGATCCTGCTCGAGGCGGCTGACGCCAGCCGGGCGGCCTACCTCGAGCTGCTGAACCGGCTGGAAGCCAAGTTCGCCGACCAGCCCAATGCTGTCCTCCGTCGCAAACAGGCCAGGCAGGCGGCCCGTGCCGTGCTGCCCAACGACACCGAGACTCGCATCGTGGTCAGCGGCAACTACCGCGCGTGGCGCCATTTCATCGCGATGCGGGCCAGCGAACACGCCGACGTCGAGATTCGTCGCCTGGCCATCGCCTGCCTGCGCGAGCTGGCAGACACCGCACCCGCGGTCTTCGCCGATTTCGAGATCACCGAACTGGCCGACGGCACCGAGGTCGCGACGTCCCCGCTGGCGACAGAGGCCTGA
- a CDS encoding PDR/VanB family oxidoreductase, with the protein MTTLTLTVVDIDDTVPGIRTLTLADADGEVLPSFTPGSHLVIECAGGANAYSLTGETAAPHLYVVSVLECPQGRGGSRWIHRQLGVGDTVVAHPPRSAFAPVLRARRHLLIAAGIGITPMISHLRTAKRWGRDVLLLYVFREGRGAYVDEISSLTDNASFFTDRAAFLAELAPALVGQPFGTHAYICGPSQFIDVVVAMAAELGWPPSRIHVEHFGGELAPGDPFEVELSSSGEVFTVESGASLLECLTTHGHSIPNLCRQGVCGECRVTVRSGTVLHRDLFLTDDERRHSMMACVSRGRGRVELEL; encoded by the coding sequence ATGACCACGCTGACGCTGACGGTCGTCGACATCGACGACACCGTCCCCGGGATCAGGACTCTGACCCTGGCCGATGCCGACGGAGAGGTGCTGCCGTCGTTCACACCGGGCAGTCACCTGGTGATCGAATGCGCCGGCGGGGCCAACGCATACTCGCTGACCGGGGAGACCGCCGCACCCCACCTCTATGTGGTGTCGGTTTTGGAATGCCCGCAGGGCCGGGGTGGATCGCGGTGGATCCACCGGCAACTCGGTGTCGGCGACACCGTCGTTGCGCATCCGCCGCGTAGTGCGTTCGCCCCGGTGTTGCGGGCTCGCCGCCACCTGTTGATCGCCGCCGGAATCGGGATCACCCCGATGATCTCGCATCTGCGCACGGCCAAGCGCTGGGGCCGAGACGTGCTGTTGCTCTACGTCTTTCGTGAGGGGCGCGGCGCCTACGTCGATGAGATCAGCTCGCTGACCGACAACGCCTCGTTCTTCACCGACCGCGCGGCCTTCCTCGCCGAATTGGCACCGGCACTGGTCGGCCAGCCGTTCGGCACCCACGCCTATATCTGCGGCCCAAGCCAATTCATCGACGTCGTCGTCGCGATGGCTGCCGAGCTGGGCTGGCCGCCGAGCCGCATCCATGTCGAACACTTCGGCGGGGAGTTGGCGCCCGGCGACCCGTTCGAGGTCGAATTATCATCAAGCGGAGAGGTTTTCACCGTCGAGTCGGGGGCCTCACTGCTCGAGTGCCTGACCACACACGGTCATAGCATCCCGAACCTGTGCCGACAGGGCGTCTGCGGCGAGTGCCGAGTCACCGTGCGCTCGGGCACCGTGCTGCACCGCGACCTCTTCCTCACCGACGACGAGCGGCGTCACTCGATGATGGCCTGCGTCTCCCGCGGCCGCGGCCGAGTGGAGTTGGAGCTGTGA
- a CDS encoding ribonuclease J: protein MNDELSPPGPLAPGGLRVTALGGINEIGRNMTVFEHLGRLLIIDCGVLFPNHDEPGVDLILPDLRLIEDRLDDIEALVLTHAHEDHIGAIPYLLKMRGDIPIVGSKFTLALVAAKCREHRITPAFVEVAEGQRSTHGVFECQYFAVNHSIPDALAIAIHTGAGTVLHTGDIKLDQLPLDGRPTDLPGMSRLGDAGVDLFLCDSTNSEIPGVGPSESEVGPNLHRLMRGAEGQRVIVACFASNVDRVQQIVDAAIALGRRVSFVGRSMLRNMAIARELGFLHVDDRDVVDIAMAEEMAPGQVVLITTGTQGEPMAALSRMSRGEHRSITITSDDLIILSSSLIPGNEEAVYGVIDDLAKIGARVVTNQQVRVHVSGHAYSGELLFLYNGVRPRNVMPVHGTWRMLRANAKLAARSGVPEENIVVAESGVSVDLVGGRVSIAGAVPVGKMFVDGLISGDVGEATLGERLILSSGFVAIVVVLNRETGRIAGPPHLYSRGFSEDPKALEPVARKVEVELESLASDNVTDPVRIAQVVRRTVGKWVGETYRRQPMIVPTVIEI from the coding sequence ATGAACGACGAGCTGTCGCCTCCCGGGCCGCTGGCCCCGGGAGGTCTGCGCGTGACCGCGCTGGGCGGCATCAACGAAATCGGCCGCAACATGACCGTTTTCGAGCATCTTGGCCGACTGCTGATCATTGACTGCGGGGTCCTGTTCCCGAACCACGATGAGCCTGGCGTGGACTTGATCCTTCCCGACCTGCGGCTGATCGAGGACCGACTCGACGACATCGAAGCCCTGGTACTGACCCACGCCCACGAAGACCACATCGGGGCAATTCCGTATCTGCTCAAGATGCGCGGAGACATTCCGATCGTGGGCTCCAAGTTCACTCTCGCGCTGGTGGCCGCGAAATGCCGTGAGCACCGGATCACCCCGGCGTTCGTCGAGGTCGCCGAGGGGCAGCGCAGCACCCACGGGGTGTTCGAATGCCAGTACTTCGCGGTCAACCACTCGATTCCCGATGCGCTGGCGATCGCCATCCACACCGGTGCGGGCACCGTCCTGCACACCGGTGACATCAAGCTCGACCAGTTGCCGCTCGACGGCCGCCCCACCGACTTGCCGGGCATGTCGCGGTTGGGCGACGCCGGGGTGGACCTGTTCCTGTGCGACTCGACCAACTCCGAGATCCCCGGCGTAGGGCCGTCGGAAAGCGAGGTTGGCCCGAATCTGCACCGGCTCATGCGCGGCGCCGAAGGGCAGCGGGTCATCGTGGCGTGCTTCGCCTCCAACGTCGACCGGGTGCAGCAGATCGTCGATGCCGCAATCGCATTGGGCCGGCGGGTTTCGTTCGTCGGCCGGTCGATGCTGCGGAATATGGCCATCGCCCGCGAGCTGGGCTTCCTGCACGTCGACGACCGCGACGTCGTCGACATCGCGATGGCCGAGGAGATGGCGCCCGGGCAGGTCGTGTTGATCACCACCGGTACGCAGGGCGAGCCGATGGCGGCGTTGTCCCGGATGTCGCGCGGGGAGCACCGCAGCATCACGATCACCTCCGATGACCTGATCATCCTGTCGTCGTCGCTGATCCCCGGCAATGAAGAAGCGGTCTACGGAGTCATCGACGACCTGGCCAAGATTGGTGCCCGGGTGGTCACCAATCAGCAAGTGCGGGTGCACGTTTCGGGCCATGCCTATTCCGGTGAGCTGTTGTTCCTCTACAACGGGGTGCGGCCGCGCAATGTGATGCCGGTGCATGGGACGTGGCGCATGCTGCGGGCCAATGCCAAGCTGGCCGCGCGCAGCGGTGTGCCGGAAGAGAACATCGTGGTGGCCGAGAGCGGTGTCAGCGTCGATCTCGTCGGTGGCCGGGTGTCGATCGCGGGCGCCGTGCCGGTCGGCAAGATGTTCGTCGACGGACTGATCTCCGGCGACGTGGGTGAGGCGACCTTGGGCGAGCGGCTCATCCTCAGCTCGGGCTTCGTCGCGATCGTCGTCGTCCTGAACCGGGAGACCGGGCGCATCGCCGGACCGCCACACCTGTACTCGCGTGGCTTCTCCGAAGACCCCAAGGCGCTGGAGCCGGTGGCGCGCAAGGTCGAAGTGGAGCTGGAATCGCTTGCTTCCGACAATGTCACCGACCCGGTCCGCATCGCGCAGGTCGTGCGCCGCACGGTCGGCAAATGGGTGGGGGAGACCTACCGCCGCCAGCCGATGATCGTGCCGACGGTCATCGAAATCTAG
- a CDS encoding putative quinol monooxygenase — protein sequence MPVVVVASFTVKPESVDAVREACKKAVAAVHEEPGCDLYAVHEGDKTFVFVEQWADEDALKTHSTAPGVSTLFGEIGEHLDGAPDIKMLQPIPAGDPAKGQVRP from the coding sequence ATGCCCGTCGTCGTCGTTGCCAGCTTCACCGTCAAGCCCGAATCCGTCGACGCTGTGCGCGAGGCCTGCAAGAAGGCCGTCGCGGCGGTTCACGAGGAGCCCGGTTGCGACCTCTACGCCGTGCACGAAGGCGACAAGACGTTCGTCTTCGTCGAGCAGTGGGCCGACGAGGACGCGCTGAAGACTCACAGCACCGCACCGGGCGTGAGCACCCTGTTCGGCGAGATCGGTGAGCACCTCGACGGCGCTCCGGACATCAAGATGCTGCAGCCCATCCCGGCCGGCGACCCCGCCAAGGGCCAGGTTCGCCCGTAA
- a CDS encoding GGDEF domain-containing protein, whose product MHGIGLWWRQPDHYDWLTSYLKGRRLLPFMRWLMFVVLLTIAAAIALTLASPAGPQTPAQRIAAYVASAGLAVISVSYLYRWPTRVQSQVFSIAGNACIAAGVLAEADPRTAMIGAVAFVGLAGYVAFFHTAPFLVLTLGTGVATAVVSAVRIAMAGDTAMAAAKLLILCGGILAVPFCGQVIVHWLSVDSLKSSTDTLTGLPNRRGFFRSAQALLRHADYRSRPYFTVAMIDLDGFKKLNDTLGHPAGDMVLVAVADSLRHVSGSNTAIARVGGEEFLFAQLCTLDEARDSTEELRKAIAGVPWGVTASFGLASTVIRAPALKPLELIEWLIARADSAMYAAKRSGGNQIRYAEDVPQ is encoded by the coding sequence GTGCACGGCATCGGCCTGTGGTGGCGGCAGCCCGATCACTACGACTGGCTGACGTCCTATCTGAAGGGCCGCCGGCTCCTGCCGTTCATGCGCTGGCTGATGTTCGTGGTGCTGCTGACCATCGCCGCGGCCATTGCGCTGACCTTGGCGAGCCCCGCCGGACCGCAGACCCCGGCGCAGCGCATCGCCGCGTACGTCGCCAGCGCGGGGCTGGCCGTGATCTCGGTGTCGTACCTATACCGTTGGCCTACTCGTGTTCAGTCTCAAGTGTTTTCGATCGCGGGTAATGCGTGTATCGCGGCGGGTGTTCTGGCGGAAGCCGACCCGCGCACCGCGATGATCGGCGCCGTGGCCTTTGTGGGGCTGGCCGGTTACGTCGCCTTCTTTCACACCGCACCCTTTCTCGTGCTGACCCTCGGCACGGGCGTGGCGACGGCGGTTGTCAGCGCCGTGCGGATTGCCATGGCCGGCGATACGGCGATGGCGGCGGCCAAGCTGCTCATCCTGTGTGGCGGGATATTGGCGGTCCCCTTCTGCGGGCAGGTGATAGTGCACTGGTTGTCGGTCGATTCCCTGAAGTCGTCGACCGATACGCTCACCGGCTTGCCCAACCGCCGCGGCTTCTTCCGGTCTGCCCAGGCGTTGTTGCGTCACGCTGACTACCGGTCTCGGCCCTACTTCACCGTGGCCATGATCGACCTCGACGGCTTCAAGAAGCTCAACGACACGTTGGGCCACCCGGCCGGCGACATGGTTCTCGTCGCCGTTGCCGACAGCCTCAGGCATGTCAGTGGCAGCAACACCGCAATCGCACGAGTGGGCGGGGAGGAATTCCTCTTCGCGCAGCTGTGCACTCTCGACGAAGCCCGGGACAGCACCGAAGAGTTGCGCAAGGCCATCGCCGGGGTGCCATGGGGCGTGACGGCCAGCTTCGGCCTGGCTTCGACGGTGATCCGCGCCCCCGCGCTCAAACCACTCGAACTGATCGAGTGGTTGATCGCGCGAGCCGACAGCGCCATGTATGCGGCCAAACGCAGCGGCGGGAATCAGATTCGCTACGCCGAAGATGTGCCTCAGTGA
- a CDS encoding heme-dependent oxidative N-demethylase family protein: MVSAADLMASFPFPYTADSYRYSTNIAPARGVVTTATGQWGQRVVDIDSEYTREVAERRRIVAADPSRHAVLPHMRIAAWDTMALLMTELATSYPATMSLTRDGETWHWRNEILDITQDFVIGDEGSLPCDPLAFIAGQVQEDIVLLDQRDGDLFADAGVVTFAAGWSFGFDVGMTFLEIHGPVPRLRETGVITRAREFLMRLQPGDVYRRTNWSMTVGRRLDVSTEAAPEWLPDRAHLDAVDDDTFGRLIHLRVEVQHVIRLPESGAICFLIRSYMLPLADIATVDEWRTRTAAVLAELPDDMAEYKGLRGFRDRAVAWLHKH, from the coding sequence CTGGTGTCCGCGGCGGATCTCATGGCGTCATTTCCCTTCCCGTACACAGCAGACTCCTACCGCTACAGCACGAACATCGCTCCCGCCCGCGGTGTCGTGACCACCGCAACCGGGCAATGGGGTCAGCGGGTGGTGGACATCGACAGCGAGTACACCCGCGAAGTCGCCGAGCGCCGCCGCATTGTGGCCGCGGATCCGTCGCGGCATGCGGTGCTACCGCATATGCGGATCGCCGCCTGGGACACCATGGCGCTGCTGATGACCGAACTCGCCACCTCGTACCCGGCGACCATGTCCCTGACCCGCGACGGCGAGACCTGGCACTGGCGCAACGAAATACTGGACATCACACAGGATTTCGTGATCGGCGACGAAGGCAGCCTGCCGTGCGATCCGCTGGCCTTCATCGCCGGGCAGGTGCAGGAGGACATCGTTCTGCTTGACCAGCGCGACGGAGACCTGTTCGCCGACGCCGGCGTGGTCACCTTCGCCGCCGGCTGGTCGTTCGGATTCGACGTCGGGATGACGTTCCTGGAGATCCACGGCCCGGTCCCGCGGCTGCGCGAAACCGGCGTGATCACTCGGGCCCGCGAGTTCCTGATGCGCCTGCAACCAGGCGACGTCTACCGCCGGACCAACTGGTCGATGACGGTGGGACGTCGGCTCGATGTCTCCACCGAGGCCGCACCGGAGTGGCTGCCGGACCGCGCGCACCTCGACGCGGTCGACGACGACACGTTCGGCCGGCTCATCCACCTTCGGGTGGAGGTCCAGCATGTGATCCGGCTGCCGGAGTCGGGTGCGATCTGCTTTCTGATCCGCAGCTACATGCTGCCGCTGGCCGACATTGCCACGGTCGACGAGTGGCGCACCCGGACCGCTGCGGTGCTGGCCGAATTGCCGGATGACATGGCCGAATACAAGGGCCTTCGCGGCTTTCGGGACCGCGCGGTGGCCTGGCTGCACAAGCACTGA
- a CDS encoding dimethylamine monooxygenase subunit DmmA family protein encodes MTPDLELTSIPAWAVEPRCPAADLTGRQWTVLAIGADATGIAEQWRAQINAEHPDAEPRVHHVADATAACAALDADLTDAKVGWRLLVAGPAHVCLRVRAHAMEIGADDDEIVVASTEVDTRDIYCAHCRTTMTATVGLTDEISCSGCRRQLHVYYHVSRRVGAHLGFATTGT; translated from the coding sequence ATGACACCCGATCTGGAGCTGACCAGCATCCCGGCCTGGGCGGTCGAACCCAGGTGTCCGGCCGCCGATCTCACCGGCCGTCAATGGACCGTGCTGGCCATCGGAGCCGACGCCACCGGCATCGCCGAGCAGTGGCGGGCCCAGATCAACGCCGAACATCCCGATGCCGAGCCGCGGGTGCATCACGTCGCCGACGCAACCGCGGCTTGTGCGGCGTTGGACGCCGACCTCACCGACGCGAAAGTCGGATGGCGGCTGCTCGTGGCCGGACCCGCGCACGTGTGCCTTCGCGTGCGCGCCCATGCGATGGAAATCGGGGCCGACGACGACGAAATCGTCGTTGCCAGTACCGAAGTGGACACTCGCGACATCTACTGCGCGCACTGCCGCACCACCATGACCGCGACAGTGGGGCTGACCGACGAGATCTCCTGCTCCGGCTGCCGCCGTCAGCTGCACGTCTACTACCACGTCTCCCGGCGAGTAGGTGCTCACCTCGGATTCGCGACCACCGGCACATGA